In Massilia forsythiae, one DNA window encodes the following:
- a CDS encoding cobalamin biosynthesis protein, translated as MSIFTIGLGCDRGVALQTVREAVDAALKEAGARPDQVTAAASITLKRDEQALLALAREHGWPLHFYEAHELAGVAVPNPSETVRRYTGTPSVSEAAALLAAGPCAGAAAPSSALAVEKHKHRGADGRNATVSIARKDA; from the coding sequence ATGAGCATATTCACCATCGGCCTCGGCTGCGACCGCGGCGTGGCGCTGCAGACCGTGCGCGAGGCGGTGGACGCGGCGCTGAAGGAAGCCGGCGCGCGCCCGGACCAGGTAACGGCCGCCGCCAGCATCACGCTGAAGCGCGACGAGCAAGCCCTGCTGGCGCTGGCGCGGGAACACGGCTGGCCGCTGCATTTCTATGAGGCGCACGAACTGGCGGGGGTGGCGGTGCCGAATCCGTCCGAGACGGTGCGGCGCTATACCGGCACGCCGTCGGTGAGCGAGGCGGCGGCGCTGCTGGCCGCCGGTCCGTGCGCCGGCGCCGCCGCGCCATCGAGCGCGCTGGCCGTCGAAAAACACAAACACCGGGGCGCCGATGGCCGCAATGCCACCGTCTCGATCGCAAGGAAAGATGCATGA
- the cobJ gene encoding precorrin-3B C(17)-methyltransferase — translation MLVGIGPGSVEHMTQRARAAIAEADVVIGYVTYIKLVADLIEGKEIIRKSMTEELDRAVSALEGARAGKKVALISSGDAGVYGMAGPTYEVLFQAGWTPDDAVQVEIVPGASALNSCAALVGAPLTHDFCAISLSDLLTPWPTIARRLDAVAMADFVVALYNPKSGRRTRQIVEAQRLFLRHRRPDTPVAIVKSGYRRRQNIVFTTLDCMADADIGMLSTVLIGNSNTFVRHGLMVTPRGYANKYDMEEGGATREGEKAGRSLSTGLLGWLDTLREEHAAGASIATLAARHRLPADYIQSTLDEPWEADAAPANEESES, via the coding sequence ATGCTGGTCGGGATCGGTCCCGGCAGCGTGGAGCACATGACCCAGCGCGCCCGCGCCGCCATCGCCGAGGCCGACGTGGTGATCGGCTACGTCACCTACATCAAGCTGGTGGCCGACCTCATCGAGGGTAAGGAAATCATCCGCAAGTCGATGACCGAAGAGCTGGACCGTGCCGTCAGCGCACTGGAAGGGGCGCGCGCCGGCAAGAAGGTGGCGCTGATCTCGTCCGGGGACGCCGGCGTGTACGGCATGGCCGGCCCCACCTACGAGGTGCTGTTCCAGGCCGGCTGGACCCCGGACGACGCCGTGCAGGTCGAGATCGTGCCCGGCGCCTCGGCCCTGAACAGCTGCGCCGCGCTGGTGGGCGCACCGCTGACCCACGACTTTTGCGCGATCTCGCTGTCCGATTTGCTGACGCCGTGGCCGACCATCGCGCGCCGGCTGGACGCGGTCGCCATGGCCGACTTCGTGGTGGCGCTGTACAACCCCAAGAGCGGCCGGCGGACGCGCCAGATCGTCGAGGCGCAGCGCCTGTTCCTGCGCCACCGCCGTCCGGACACGCCGGTGGCGATCGTGAAAAGCGGCTACCGCCGGCGCCAGAACATCGTGTTTACCACGCTCGATTGCATGGCCGATGCCGACATCGGCATGCTCAGCACGGTCCTGATCGGCAACAGCAACACCTTCGTCCGGCACGGCCTGATGGTCACCCCGCGCGGCTACGCCAACAAGTACGACATGGAAGAGGGCGGCGCCACCCGCGAGGGCGAAAAGGCGGGCCGCTCGCTGTCCACCGGCCTGCTCGGCTGGCTGGACACGCTGCGCGAGGAACACGCCGCCGGCGCCAGCATCGCCACCCTGGCCGCGCGCCACCGCCTGCCGGCCGACTACATCCAATCCACGCTGGACGAACCCTGGGAAGCCGACGCGGCGCCCGCCAACGAGGAAAGCGAATCATGA
- a CDS encoding (2Fe-2S) ferredoxin domain-containing protein, with translation MSSSDNHDDQPAAAEPVVKPKIGSYKRHLLVCTGPRCSADGASQALFDSLGDKFKAAGLNAGDLRVKRSRVGCFAACKGGPIVCVQPDGTWYYNVTPDNMDRIIDEHLLHGRHVEDLVFHQAGED, from the coding sequence ATGAGCAGCAGCGACAACCACGACGATCAACCCGCCGCCGCCGAGCCGGTGGTGAAACCCAAGATCGGCAGCTACAAGCGCCACCTGCTGGTGTGCACCGGCCCGCGCTGCAGCGCCGACGGCGCCTCGCAGGCGCTGTTCGACAGCCTGGGCGACAAGTTCAAGGCGGCCGGCCTGAATGCCGGCGACCTGCGCGTCAAACGCAGCCGGGTCGGCTGCTTCGCGGCCTGCAAGGGCGGGCCGATCGTGTGCGTGCAGCCGGACGGCACTTGGTACTACAACGTCACGCCAGACAACATGGACCGCATCATCGACGAACATCTGTTGCATGGACGACACGTCGAGGACTTGGTGTTCCACCAGGCCGGCGAGGACTGA
- a CDS encoding ATP-binding protein, whose translation MSLPQTPTTNDQSTWLVDGGEMGKLIRSMDWSVTPLGPLESWPQSLRTSVSLCLSSTFPILVAWGPHDIQIYNDAYRPICGDLHPRSMGGAFKEIWASALPVVGDAFERAHQGEGAYIKDQRMFLDRHGYLEEAFMTFSFSPIRDESGEVGGIFHPITESTQTVLNARRTQGLRDLSTAIGDARAIGDVGRDIESQYQNLALDLPFILLYQIDPDSGKLLLRASAGLDPRSGLAPALAELDDTCWPFAATARERSAQRVDGLAARFAAQEQGARTCGPYETPPDTALVLPIGVPGQQDLYGFVVAGVSAARALDDEYLGFYELLGAAVNTAAGNVVAYEKEQRRAEELAQIDRAKTAFFSNVSHEFRTPLTLILGPLEDALADRDDPLGPSQRRRIEVTNRNALRLLKLVNSLLDFSRIEAGRVQASYAPLDLARLTGELASVFESAMDKGGLAYSVALEDLGQPVYVDRDMWEKIVFNLLSNAFKFTLQGGVSVRLVRDGAMARLSVQDSGSGIPEHELPRVFERFHRIEGTPGRTYEGTGIGLALIQELVRLHGGSISVHSTLGEGTRFDVAIPFGHAHLPFDRILHGDLPADDGHRTGAAFVEEALRWLPDAALPAPARPASAAGDALAPAAKPPRILIADDNNDMRAYVKSLLDPHAEVSVCADGEAAFELLLQDPPDLLLSDVMMPRLDGFGLIARIRATESLRHLAVILLSARAGEEAKIEGLQAGADDYLVKPFAANELLARVRHQVALVRERQRQQGELALRESYFHALVDVAPVMLWTTDEDGQCTYLSRRWYDYTGRSAEQDLGLGWLDNVHPDDRPHARDAFLAASAAGTPFSVDYRLRRHDGTYRWFVDAGMAHVDEHGRRAGFVGTVVDVHERTLLRQRLEQVARAGDIGVWYADLPFSEFQLNPQMAAHLGLAGRERVSLYELLEAVDPDDRTRLASGIAAAVRGGSALDLEFRSADLQRWLRAVGWCALDADGQAVRFDGVTIDIGRHKQSEQELQRLAHELTEKNRMQSEFLFTLAHELRNPLAPIRTGLELMRIRPGAPNAAEVQGMMRRQVNHMVHLVDDLLDMARLSEGKVELRRVPVTLAEVVNDAVEISTPLIQAGDHRLSLRLPAAAVALHVDRHRIAQVLSNLLNNAAKYTPKGGHIEVDGRLDGKEIVVAVSDNGIGIGAHMLSRIFDMYAQAHDGEGMAQGGLGVGLNLVKRLVELHGGRIHAESGGAGQGSRFTVRLPLTAPDTATGDGAAVAPAPAAEAPAAVAAANQLRVLVVDDNLDAAETLGALLEMSGHAVALAHDGAAALAETRRFVPHVVFLDIGLPDQSGFDVALALRKVDGMEAATLVALTGWGAQQDRQRSSAAGFDAHLTKPADFGSVEKLLQEAAASRGLAG comes from the coding sequence ATGTCCCTTCCCCAGACGCCTACCACCAACGACCAATCGACCTGGCTGGTGGACGGTGGCGAGATGGGCAAGCTGATCCGCTCCATGGACTGGTCCGTCACGCCGCTGGGGCCGCTGGAAAGCTGGCCGCAGAGCCTGCGCACCTCGGTCAGCCTGTGCCTGTCGTCGACCTTCCCGATCCTGGTGGCCTGGGGGCCGCACGACATCCAGATCTACAACGACGCCTACCGCCCGATCTGCGGCGACCTGCACCCGCGCTCGATGGGCGGCGCCTTCAAGGAGATCTGGGCCAGCGCGCTGCCGGTGGTGGGCGACGCCTTCGAGCGCGCCCACCAGGGAGAAGGCGCCTACATCAAGGACCAGCGCATGTTCCTCGACCGCCACGGCTACCTCGAGGAAGCCTTCATGACCTTTTCGTTCTCGCCGATCCGCGACGAATCGGGAGAGGTCGGCGGCATCTTCCACCCGATCACCGAGTCGACCCAGACGGTGCTGAACGCGCGCCGCACCCAGGGCCTGCGCGACCTGAGCACGGCCATCGGCGATGCGCGCGCGATCGGCGACGTCGGCCGCGACATCGAATCGCAGTACCAGAACCTGGCGCTCGACCTGCCCTTCATCCTGCTGTACCAGATCGATCCGGACAGCGGCAAGCTGCTGCTGCGCGCCAGCGCCGGCCTGGATCCGCGCTCCGGCCTGGCGCCGGCGCTGGCGGAGCTGGACGACACCTGCTGGCCGTTCGCCGCCACGGCGCGCGAACGCAGCGCCCAGCGCGTGGACGGCCTGGCGGCGCGCTTCGCCGCCCAGGAGCAGGGCGCCCGCACCTGCGGCCCGTACGAGACGCCGCCGGATACGGCGCTGGTGCTGCCGATCGGCGTGCCGGGGCAGCAGGACCTGTACGGCTTCGTGGTGGCCGGCGTCAGCGCGGCGCGCGCGCTGGACGACGAATACCTGGGCTTCTACGAACTGCTGGGCGCGGCCGTGAACACCGCGGCCGGCAACGTGGTCGCCTACGAAAAGGAACAGCGCCGCGCCGAGGAACTGGCCCAGATCGACCGTGCCAAGACCGCCTTCTTTTCCAACGTCTCGCACGAGTTCCGCACCCCGCTGACCCTGATCCTGGGGCCGCTGGAAGACGCCCTGGCCGACCGCGACGACCCGCTCGGGCCGAGCCAGCGCCGCCGCATCGAGGTCACCAACCGCAACGCGCTGCGCCTGCTGAAGCTGGTGAACTCGCTGCTGGATTTCTCGCGCATCGAAGCCGGGCGCGTGCAGGCCAGCTACGCGCCGCTGGACCTGGCGCGCCTGACCGGCGAGCTGGCCAGCGTGTTCGAATCGGCCATGGACAAGGGCGGCCTGGCCTATTCGGTCGCGCTGGAAGACCTGGGCCAGCCGGTGTACGTCGACCGCGACATGTGGGAAAAGATCGTCTTCAACCTGCTGTCGAACGCCTTTAAATTCACCTTGCAGGGCGGCGTCAGCGTGCGCCTGGTGCGCGACGGCGCCATGGCGCGCCTGTCGGTGCAGGACAGCGGCAGCGGCATCCCGGAGCACGAATTGCCGCGCGTGTTCGAGCGCTTCCACCGCATCGAGGGCACGCCCGGCCGCACCTACGAAGGCACCGGCATCGGCCTGGCGCTGATCCAGGAACTGGTGCGCCTGCACGGCGGCAGCATCTCGGTGCACAGCACACTGGGCGAGGGCACCCGCTTCGACGTCGCCATCCCGTTCGGGCACGCGCACCTGCCGTTCGACCGCATCCTGCACGGCGACCTGCCGGCCGACGACGGCCACCGCACCGGCGCCGCCTTCGTCGAGGAAGCCCTGCGCTGGCTGCCGGACGCAGCGCTGCCGGCGCCGGCGCGTCCGGCATCCGCGGCCGGCGACGCGCTGGCGCCGGCGGCCAAGCCGCCGCGCATCCTGATCGCCGACGACAACAACGACATGCGCGCCTACGTGAAGTCGCTGCTCGACCCGCACGCCGAGGTCAGCGTGTGCGCCGACGGCGAGGCTGCCTTCGAGCTGCTGCTGCAGGACCCGCCGGACCTGCTGCTGAGCGACGTGATGATGCCGCGCCTGGACGGCTTCGGCCTGATCGCGCGCATCCGCGCCACCGAGTCGCTGCGCCACCTGGCCGTGATCCTGCTGTCGGCGCGCGCCGGCGAAGAGGCCAAGATCGAGGGCCTGCAGGCCGGCGCCGACGACTACCTGGTCAAGCCGTTCGCCGCCAACGAGCTGCTGGCGCGGGTGCGCCACCAGGTGGCGCTGGTGCGCGAGCGCCAGCGCCAGCAGGGCGAACTGGCGTTGCGCGAATCGTATTTCCATGCGCTGGTCGACGTCGCGCCGGTGATGCTGTGGACCACCGACGAAGACGGCCAGTGCACCTACCTGAGCCGCCGCTGGTACGACTACACCGGCCGCTCGGCCGAGCAGGACCTGGGCCTGGGCTGGCTGGACAACGTGCACCCGGACGACCGCCCGCATGCGCGCGACGCCTTCCTGGCGGCCAGCGCGGCCGGCACGCCGTTCTCGGTGGATTACCGCCTGCGCCGCCACGACGGCACCTACCGCTGGTTCGTCGATGCCGGCATGGCGCACGTCGACGAGCACGGCCGGCGCGCCGGCTTCGTCGGCACCGTGGTCGACGTGCACGAACGCACGCTGCTGCGCCAGCGCCTGGAGCAGGTGGCGCGCGCCGGCGACATCGGCGTCTGGTATGCCGACCTGCCGTTCTCCGAATTCCAGCTGAACCCGCAGATGGCGGCGCATCTGGGACTGGCGGGCCGCGAGCGGGTCTCCTTGTACGAATTGCTGGAGGCGGTCGACCCCGACGACCGCACCCGCCTGGCGTCCGGCATCGCCGCCGCGGTGCGCGGCGGCAGCGCGCTCGACCTGGAATTCAGGAGCGCGGACCTGCAGCGCTGGCTGCGCGCGGTGGGCTGGTGCGCGCTCGACGCCGATGGGCAGGCGGTGCGCTTCGACGGCGTCACCATCGACATCGGCCGCCACAAGCAATCCGAGCAGGAGCTGCAGCGCCTGGCGCACGAGCTGACCGAAAAGAACCGCATGCAGAGCGAGTTCCTGTTCACGCTGGCGCACGAGTTGCGCAACCCGCTGGCGCCGATCCGCACCGGCCTGGAGCTGATGCGCATCCGCCCCGGCGCGCCCAACGCCGCCGAGGTGCAGGGCATGATGCGGCGCCAGGTCAACCACATGGTGCACCTGGTCGACGACCTGCTCGACATGGCACGCCTGTCCGAGGGCAAGGTGGAGCTGCGGCGCGTACCGGTGACGCTGGCCGAGGTGGTCAACGACGCGGTCGAGATCAGCACGCCGCTGATCCAGGCCGGCGACCACCGCCTGAGCCTGCGCCTGCCGGCCGCCGCGGTGGCGCTGCACGTCGACCGCCACCGCATCGCGCAGGTGCTGAGCAACCTGCTCAACAACGCCGCCAAGTACACCCCGAAGGGCGGCCACATCGAGGTCGACGGCCGCCTGGACGGCAAGGAGATCGTGGTCGCGGTGTCCGACAATGGCATCGGCATCGGCGCGCACATGTTGTCGCGCATCTTCGACATGTATGCGCAGGCGCACGACGGCGAAGGCATGGCGCAGGGCGGCCTCGGGGTCGGCCTGAACCTGGTCAAGCGCCTGGTCGAACTGCATGGCGGGCGTATCCATGCCGAGAGCGGCGGCGCCGGCCAGGGCAGCCGGTTTACCGTGCGCCTGCCGCTGACGGCGCCGGACACGGCCACCGGCGATGGCGCCGCCGTCGCCCCCGCGCCGGCAGCCGAGGCGCCTGCCGCTGTAGCGGCCGCGAACCAGTTGCGCGTGCTGGTGGTCGACGACAACCTCGACGCCGCCGAGACGCTGGGTGCCCTGCTCGAGATGAGCGGCCACGCGGTGGCGCTGGCCCACGACGGCGCCGCGGCGCTGGCGGAAACCCGGCGCTTCGTGCCGCACGTGGTGTTCCTGGACATCGGCCTGCCCGACCAGAGCGGCTTCGACGTGGCGCTGGCGCTGCGCAAGGTCGACGGCATGGAGGCGGCGACGCTGGTGGCGCTCACCGGCTGGGGCGCGCAGCAAGACCGCCAGCGCTCCAGCGCCGCCGGCTTCGATGCGCACTTGACCAAGCCGGCGGATTTCGGCAGCGTCGAAAAGCTGCTGCAGGAGGCGGCGGCGAGCCGCGGGCTGGCGGGCTGA
- a CDS encoding alpha/beta fold hydrolase, with amino-acid sequence MPYIETSGPDATDLYYYEQGQGQPVVLIHGWPLSHRMWESQITALSEAGYRVIAYDRRGFGDSSHPTGGYDYDTFAADLNDLITQLDLRDAVIAGFSMGGGEVARYIGRYGSDRIAKAMLLGAVPPFLLKTADNPEGVDKSVFDGMLDGVKSDRIGFLGGFFPTFYGLDAGDDKGKELLSFSKWIAWAASPLATAQCIVAFGTTDFRADLAKFTVPTLVVHGDADQVVPIEVSGQRSHELIAGSRLEVIAGAPHGFAATHAQQLNALMLDFLKS; translated from the coding sequence ATGCCTTATATCGAAACGTCCGGCCCCGATGCCACCGACCTGTACTACTACGAACAGGGCCAGGGCCAGCCCGTGGTGCTGATCCACGGCTGGCCGCTCAGCCACCGCATGTGGGAATCGCAGATCACCGCCCTGTCCGAGGCCGGCTATCGCGTCATCGCCTACGACCGGCGCGGCTTCGGCGACTCCAGCCACCCGACCGGCGGCTACGACTACGACACCTTCGCCGCCGACCTGAACGACCTCATCACGCAGCTCGACCTGCGCGACGCCGTCATCGCCGGCTTCTCGATGGGCGGCGGCGAGGTGGCGCGCTACATCGGCCGCTACGGCAGCGACCGTATCGCCAAGGCCATGCTGCTGGGCGCGGTGCCGCCGTTCCTGCTGAAGACCGCCGACAACCCGGAAGGCGTCGACAAGTCGGTATTCGACGGCATGCTCGACGGTGTCAAGAGCGACCGCATCGGCTTCCTGGGCGGCTTCTTCCCCACCTTCTATGGCCTGGACGCCGGTGACGACAAGGGCAAGGAACTGCTCTCCTTTAGCAAGTGGATCGCCTGGGCCGCCTCGCCGCTGGCCACCGCGCAATGCATCGTCGCTTTCGGCACCACCGACTTCCGCGCCGACCTGGCCAAATTCACGGTGCCGACGCTGGTGGTGCACGGCGACGCCGACCAGGTCGTGCCGATCGAAGTCTCGGGCCAGCGTTCGCACGAACTGATCGCGGGCAGCCGCCTGGAAGTGATCGCGGGCGCGCCGCATGGCTTCGCGGCCACCCATGCGCAGCAGTTGAACGCGCTGATGCTGGACTTCCTCAAGTCCTAG
- a CDS encoding ThuA domain-containing protein, whose amino-acid sequence MKNAILALGAAALLAAAPFTCAESQYKLLVLAIPNKYHYEYIPVARDSLERLAKLHAFEFTYANNTGVFDGDLRQYAAVVFLNTPGEELNPSQRARFEAYMRGGGNAVVVHRAAITPPSAVPNPAPNAWPWYERLVGRTFKIHPMLQTAAVDVVDRDFPAACGLPPRWIWSDEWYETTDPYKVAIRPVLNVDESSYDPTKIWPGQVATGMGKSHPVAWYHRYEGGRVFVTLLGHDVAMYKDPQYLSHLMGGIWWAATGKGQRTD is encoded by the coding sequence ATGAAGAATGCGATCCTGGCCCTGGGCGCGGCGGCGCTGCTGGCCGCCGCCCCCTTTACTTGTGCGGAGAGCCAGTACAAGCTGCTGGTGCTGGCGATTCCCAACAAGTACCACTACGAATACATCCCGGTGGCGCGCGACAGCCTGGAGCGGCTGGCCAAGCTGCACGCCTTCGAATTCACCTACGCCAACAATACCGGCGTCTTCGACGGCGACTTGCGGCAGTACGCGGCGGTGGTGTTCCTGAATACGCCGGGCGAGGAACTCAATCCATCCCAGCGCGCCCGCTTCGAAGCCTATATGCGCGGCGGCGGCAACGCGGTGGTGGTGCACCGCGCCGCCATCACGCCGCCGAGCGCGGTGCCGAACCCGGCGCCGAACGCCTGGCCCTGGTACGAGCGCCTGGTCGGCCGCACTTTCAAAATCCACCCGATGCTGCAGACCGCCGCGGTGGACGTGGTCGATCGGGACTTCCCGGCCGCCTGCGGCCTGCCGCCGCGCTGGATCTGGAGCGACGAGTGGTACGAGACCACCGATCCGTACAAGGTGGCGATCCGGCCGGTCCTGAACGTGGACGAGAGCAGCTACGACCCGACGAAAATCTGGCCGGGCCAGGTCGCCACCGGCATGGGCAAGAGCCACCCGGTGGCCTGGTACCACCGCTACGAGGGGGGCCGGGTGTTCGTCACCCTGCTTGGCCACGACGTCGCGATGTACAAGGACCCGCAGTACTTGTCTCACCTGATGGGCGGCATCTGGTGGGCCGCCACCGGCAAGGGCCAGCGCACCGACTAG